The Methanobrevibacter oralis genomic sequence AAAGAGGAAATCAATGAAAAACCTATAATAAAAAATGAATTATATAGTGAAATTGAGAATTATTTTGAGGAATATTTAATATATGGTGGTTTTCCAATAAGCATTGCAATTAATAATAATAAAGAAATAATACTCAATGATTTATTTTCATCAATAGTCTTACGAGATATAATTGAGCGTCATGAACTTAGAAATGTCGGATTGTTTGATAGGATAATGAAGTTTTTAATTAGCCATATTGGTAGTTTAATATCTGCTAATTCATTGTACAATTATTTAAAACATGAAAATTGGGGAATTGGAAAAGCAACAATTTATAATTATCTAAAATATTTGGAAGATGCATATGTCTTATCAAAAGTATCCCGTGAAGATTTAATTGGTAAAAAAGAAATTTCTGGCTCAGAAAAATATTATTTAATAGATCAAGGTTTTTATTTCTCTCAAGTGGATGATAAACAAAAAAATACTGGAAGAATTATTGAAAACATTGTTTATTTGGAATTGCTTAGGAATGATTATAAAGTTACAATTGGATGTGTTAATAACTTAGAAATTGATTTTATAGCTAAAAAGAATGGTAAAAAAATTTACATTCAAGTTGCGTATATATTGGACAGTATAGAAACAATTAACCGTGAATTTAAACCATTGCTTATGGTTAAAGATAATTATCCAAAATATGTTTTAAGTATGGATAAGATTAATCAATCTAGAGATGGAATTGAGAACATAAATGTGATTAACTTTTTAAGAAATTCAAGGGATATTATTTAAAAATTCTCTTATTTTTACTAACAATTTTTCATTTAAAGCAATGCTTTAATAAAAAGTATTAAATATATTTATTAACCACCATATACTAAATTTTAACTAAGACTTAATTAATAACTTTAGTTAAATCTTTATTAACATTGTATTTTTTTTATTAAAGGTGTTCTTATGATAAACCATGAAAAAACTTTAAATTATCCATTCAGTGCTATTGTTGAACAAGATTTAATGAAAATTGTACTTATTTTAAATTTAATAGACTTTAAAATTGGTGGTGTTTTAATTAAAGGAGAAAAAGGAACCTCAAAATCAACTGCAGTTAGGGCATTACCTTCAATATTGCCAAATCAAAAAGTAGTTTCTAATTGTGTTTTTTCATGTAGTCCAGATGATTTGTGCGAATCATGTAATTCTAAAAAAGAAGATTTAAATGTCATTGAAAAAAAGGTTGAAATTGTAGAATTACCAGGTTTCAGCAACTGAAGACATGCTTGTTGGTAGCATTAACCTTGAAGCTATGAAAAAACATGGGTATAATGAGCATCAGATATTATGAAAAGAGTGACTTATCTTTATGAATGGAAAGCTTCCTCTGAAATTGTTGATGATTGGATATTTGATGAAGTAGCTAATAAATTTGTTTTAGATGAAAAATGAAGGATTTTTTTTCAAGAAAATAATCCTTATGCCTTAGAAGAAATATCTAGAAGATTAATTGAAGTAAACACTAGAGGTCTTAGGAATTGCAATAAAAAGCTTTTAAATAACCTTAAACATTCCTATATTGAAACAGAATCTTGGCTTGAAGAAAAAATAGCTAATGGAGAAATTTCAAGGTGGTTCAGTGGATGTTGTGGTTTTTGATGATGTTGTTGGGTGGGGAAATAAGATGGATAAGGTTATTGATAAAATAAATAAAAGAATTAAAGATAAACAATAATATATTGATAATCTTGTTAAATTGACATGATAAAATATTTATCATAGATAATATTAATATGGAATATAGTGAGTAGTATGGTTCAAGTTTTAAAAGAAGAGGTTAAAAATAGAATTCTTGAAGCTGCTTTGAATGAATTTTATAAAAAGGATTTTAAAAATGCTAATTTAAGAGACATTGCTAATGAAGCAGATGTTTCTGTGGGTCTTGTTTATTCCTACTTTGAAAATAAAGAGACTCTTTTTGATGAGGTTGTAAGTCCGATTACTAATAATTCTTTTGAAAATTTGAAAAATAATGAATCAACTAATCCTTATGCTACTTTTGTTGAATTTGAAAGGAAATCTATTTTAGATCTTTTAAATAAACATAAAGAATTTGTTATTTTAATTGACAAAAGTTTTGGAACTAAGCATGCAAACTATAAAGAAAATTTAATTGAAGTTTTAACAGAACATATAAAAGAAAATAGGGATAAATTATCTTTTAATAATAAATTGGAATTTGAGGATGTTTTTATACATATTTTAGCCAATACATTTATTGAAGGTATAGTTGAAATAGCTCGTCATTATAATGGGAAAATGTGGGCTGAAGATATGCTTGATTTATTTGCAGAGTATTATTTTACAGCTTTTAAATAATATTTTTAATCTGTTTTTCAATTTTTATGATGCATAGTAACATTTAAATAGGTCTTAATTATAAGATAATATTGAACATAAGTTCATTTATAATTCAATGATATTCAATATTTTTTAATTGTTTAAATTGTTAATTTAGATTTTTCTTATTAATATCTTTGTATTTTTCTAAAATTATAAAGTAAAATTAAACATTTGTTTATTATTGGCGGTTATATAATGTTGGATGAAACTTTAACAGTAAAATATTTAAAAAAGAGAAACTTATTTCCAGACATTTTAATATTACTAAAATCTATATTTGAGATATTACCTATATTGTTTGTAGTTTATATTATCAATAAAATCATGTTTAACTCGATAGATTTTAATAATTTGTTGTTTTTATCTATTTTTATTGTAGCATTTTCCATATTAAAGTCTTTTTTTTATGGATTGTCAATATGGAAGACACATGAAAAAGCTTATGAAATGCTTGTGGAGATAAGGTTAAGCATAATAAAACACTTAAAAAAGTTATCTCTAGGGTTTTTTCAAGATAAAAAAATTGGAAATTTTTCAAATATTATAAATCATGATGTTGAACAAATAGAATTGTATTTAGCTCATGCATTACCCGAAATTAATTCATTGTTTTTAATTCAAATTTTAATTGTTATAACTATTTTATTTTTTGACTGGCGACTTGCGTTATCTTTAGTCTCTACAATTCCCATAATATTCATTCTCAAAAAGTTGACTGATTACTATTTAAAAGATTCAGTAAGAAAATTTACAGAAAGTTCTAAACAAATGTCTGAAAATTTGGTGGAGTATATCAATACAGTTTCTGTAATAAAGGCATTTAGTAATAATGAAACTAAAACAGATGAAGTTCTAATGGATATGAAAGATTATATAAAATGGGTTAAATCTGAAATGTTAAATATAACTATTCCTATGTCTTTAATTTCATTTTTTTCAGAGTTGGGGCTAGTTTTATTGATAATAATAGGTTCTAATCTGTTAGTTAATGGAAAAATATCTGTAATGATTTTTATTTTATCCATTATATTGGCTGAAAAGTTTTCAAAAACAATAAATAAACTACCTACTTTTCAACATTTCAATATTATCCTAAATGAGTCAATTAGAAAAATTAACACTATATTAAGTGTTAATCCATTAATTAAAAGTGATTTGGTAGAAAATCCAAAAAATGGTGATATTATATTTAGTGATGTAGATTTTTCATATAATGGTGATGAAAAAGTTTTATTTAATATTAACATGACTTTTAAGGAAAACTCAAAAACGGGAATCATAGGATCTTCAGGTAGTGGAAAAACAACTATTGCAAACTTGATAATGGGATTTTGGAAAGTCTGTGCTGGTTCTATAACAATTGATGGTGTGAATATAAACAATATAAGTGAAAAAAACCTTTCTAACTTGATTTCTATAGTGCAACAAGATGTTTTTTTGTTTAATTTATCAATTGAAGAGAACATTCGTATTGGAAAACCAGATGCATCTAAAAAAGAGATTATTGAAGCAGCTAAAAAAGCAAGGATTCATGATTTCATAATTTCTCTAAAAGATGGTTATGACACATTATTAGGTGAAAATGGTGTTAAATTTTCAGGTGGAGAGAAACAAAGAATATCAATAGCAAGAATGATATTAAAGGATTCTCCAATTATTATTTTAGATGAAGCTACATCTGCTATTGATCCTGATAATGAATTTTTAATTCATGATGCAATTAATAGTCTTGGAAAAGATAAAACACTTATAATAATTGCACATCATTTAAACACAATTAAGAACCTTGATAATATTTTTTTAATGGATCGTGGCGAAGTAATTTGTAGTGGAAAACATGATACTCTTTTAAATTGCCAAAAATATAGGGAAATGCTAAATAAACAGAATCAAGTAGATAATTGGCAAATTAAGGAGGTATAATATGTATAAATTAATATTTAATAGTATGACATTTAAGGCAAAGGGGATGCTAGCTTTTTCCATATTGTTGTTTGTTTTATATTCGTTAAGTGGTATTGGAATTTTATTTTTGGTTTTAGATATGATATCAAAAATCATTGAAGGTGCAGATATTGATTTAATATTTTATTGGATTTTATTAATTTTTTTACTTTTAGTTAAAGTAATTTCAAATGGTGTTGCTGACATTTTAAAACATTTTTCTGGTTTTGAAATAGTTGAAGAAATTAGATCCTCAATAATCTTAAAGCTTAAAAAATTTTCCTTAGGATTTTATACTAATGAAAGATTAGGGGAAATTAGCATGATAATCCATAAAGATGTTGATAATATGGAGGGGGTAGTTGCACACATGTGGTCAAGGATGATTAGTGATTTTATTATTGCAATATTGATTGGAATATTATTAACGATAATTAAATGGCAGCTTGCTTTAGTTATGATGGTTCCATTACCATTCGCTATTTTTGTATTGTATTATGGTATTAAATCTGGTAAAAATTTAGAAAAAATACTTAAAGATAATTTACTGCATATGGCTAGCTTATTTGTTGAGTATGTTAAAGGCATTCCACTAATTAAAGCATTTAATAAGAATAAAACGTTTGAAAATAAACTTAAAAAAAGTGCTATAAAATTTGCTAAAAGTAGTCAAAGTTTATCTAAATTCAATGCAAAATATTTAGGTTTATACAATTTAATTTTGGAGTTGGGATTTTCAATTTTATTAATAACTGGAGCTTATTTATTTTTTAAAGGTAATATATCTATTTCAACATATCTAATATTTATTATAATAAGTAGGGAATTCTATAAACCTTTCTTTGACATGGAATTGCATTGGTTAAATTATATTAAAGTGTCAGATTCCTATAAAAGAATTTTAAAGTTTTTGAATGAAGAAA encodes the following:
- a CDS encoding ABC transporter ATP-binding protein, whose protein sequence is MYKLIFNSMTFKAKGMLAFSILLFVLYSLSGIGILFLVLDMISKIIEGADIDLIFYWILLIFLLLVKVISNGVADILKHFSGFEIVEEIRSSIILKLKKFSLGFYTNERLGEISMIIHKDVDNMEGVVAHMWSRMISDFIIAILIGILLTIIKWQLALVMMVPLPFAIFVLYYGIKSGKNLEKILKDNLLHMASLFVEYVKGIPLIKAFNKNKTFENKLKKSAIKFAKSSQSLSKFNAKYLGLYNLILELGFSILLITGAYLFFKGNISISTYLIFIIISREFYKPFFDMELHWLNYIKVSDSYKRILKFLNEETITNPTSPRKAKKFNISFEDVEFSYEDDDFKLKKVNFEIAENTLTALVGPSGSGKTTVTNLLLRFWNPDSGQIKIGDINIEDMDYDYVLSNLSIVMQNVILFADTIYNNIKIGNKNANREEVIKAAKRAMIHDFIMTLPEDYDTIIGENGLGLSGGQKQRISIARAFLQDAPILILDEITSNVDPINESKIQEAISELVKNKTILVIAHNLNSIKNADNILVFDNGQIVQKGVHNDLIKDEGLYKNLWNAQSKSKEYNFLNI
- a CDS encoding cobaltochelatase subunit CobN, which gives rise to MKRVTYLYEWKASSEIVDDWIFDEVANKFVLDEK
- a CDS encoding ATP-binding protein; this encodes MVERKEYMDKIKSFMNKDLIKVITGVRRSGKSYFLKLIIEELIKNGVSRENILLMDLELPKYNHINSKEELDEIILNFISKHENKVYLFFDEIQNVSRWEISVNSYFKLPNVEIYITGSNSKLLSGELATYLTGRYVSIEMYPFSFNEFLDFKEEINEKPIIKNELYSEIENYFEEYLIYGGFPISIAINNNKEIILNDLFSSIVLRDIIERHELRNVGLFDRIMKFLISHIGSLISANSLYNYLKHENWGIGKATIYNYLKYLEDAYVLSKVSREDLIGKKEISGSEKYYLIDQGFYFSQVDDKQKNTGRIIENIVYLELLRNDYKVTIGCVNNLEIDFIAKKNGKKIYIQVAYILDSIETINREFKPLLMVKDNYPKYVLSMDKINQSRDGIENINVINFLRNSRDII
- a CDS encoding ABC transporter ATP-binding protein encodes the protein MLDETLTVKYLKKRNLFPDILILLKSIFEILPILFVVYIINKIMFNSIDFNNLLFLSIFIVAFSILKSFFYGLSIWKTHEKAYEMLVEIRLSIIKHLKKLSLGFFQDKKIGNFSNIINHDVEQIELYLAHALPEINSLFLIQILIVITILFFDWRLALSLVSTIPIIFILKKLTDYYLKDSVRKFTESSKQMSENLVEYINTVSVIKAFSNNETKTDEVLMDMKDYIKWVKSEMLNITIPMSLISFFSELGLVLLIIIGSNLLVNGKISVMIFILSIILAEKFSKTINKLPTFQHFNIILNESIRKINTILSVNPLIKSDLVENPKNGDIIFSDVDFSYNGDEKVLFNINMTFKENSKTGIIGSSGSGKTTIANLIMGFWKVCAGSITIDGVNINNISEKNLSNLISIVQQDVFLFNLSIEENIRIGKPDASKKEIIEAAKKARIHDFIISLKDGYDTLLGENGVKFSGGEKQRISIARMILKDSPIIILDEATSAIDPDNEFLIHDAINSLGKDKTLIIIAHHLNTIKNLDNIFLMDRGEVICSGKHDTLLNCQKYREMLNKQNQVDNWQIKEV
- a CDS encoding TetR/AcrR family transcriptional regulator → MVQVLKEEVKNRILEAALNEFYKKDFKNANLRDIANEADVSVGLVYSYFENKETLFDEVVSPITNNSFENLKNNESTNPYATFVEFERKSILDLLNKHKEFVILIDKSFGTKHANYKENLIEVLTEHIKENRDKLSFNNKLEFEDVFIHILANTFIEGIVEIARHYNGKMWAEDMLDLFAEYYFTAFK